The following proteins are encoded in a genomic region of Xanthomonas cassavae CFBP 4642:
- the minC gene encoding septum site-determining protein MinC → MSSVNVDFEQAGELKIGQVGIANLRVRTLDVPRLVQEMRERVTRAPKLFGRAAVILDFGGLSQVPDMATAKALLDGLRDAGVLPVALAYGTSEIDLLSQQLGVPLLAKFRAQYEPTAVSPPPPPPPPVRAEPAPPAARPAPGRMQRTAVRSGQQLYAENCDLTVLNTVGAGAEVIADGSIHIYGTLRGRALAGAQGNPDARIFCRDFHAELVAIAGHYKVLDDVPMDLRGKAVQVWLEQDQIKIAALD, encoded by the coding sequence GTGTCGAGTGTGAATGTGGATTTTGAACAGGCCGGCGAGCTGAAGATCGGCCAGGTGGGCATTGCCAACTTGCGGGTGCGCACCCTGGACGTGCCGCGGCTGGTGCAGGAAATGCGTGAGCGCGTGACCCGCGCGCCCAAGCTGTTCGGGCGTGCGGCGGTGATCCTGGATTTCGGTGGGCTGTCGCAGGTGCCGGACATGGCCACCGCCAAGGCGCTGCTGGATGGCCTGCGCGATGCCGGCGTGCTGCCGGTGGCACTGGCCTACGGCACCAGCGAGATCGACCTGCTGTCGCAGCAGCTCGGCGTGCCGTTGCTCGCCAAGTTCCGTGCCCAGTACGAGCCGACCGCGGTCAGCCCGCCACCGCCGCCACCGCCCCCTGTGCGCGCCGAACCGGCCCCGCCGGCCGCACGCCCGGCACCTGGCCGCATGCAACGCACCGCGGTGCGCTCGGGCCAGCAGCTGTATGCGGAGAACTGCGACCTGACCGTACTCAATACGGTGGGCGCCGGGGCGGAGGTCATCGCCGACGGCAGCATCCATATCTACGGTACCCTGCGTGGCCGCGCTCTGGCCGGCGCGCAGGGCAACCCGGACGCGCGCATCTTCTGCCGCGACTTCCACGCCGAACTGGTCGCCATCGCTGGCCACTACAAGGTGCTGGACGATGTTCCCATG
- a CDS encoding GNAT family N-acetyltransferase gives MSIVIRDVREHELDSVLALNNNAGLAILPLDSTRLQRFYAQAEYFRVAERDGNLAGFLVGFGSGSAHDSSNFAWFRDRHPEFFYIDRIVVASRRRGGGVGRAFYADVQSYTELRYPQLACEVFLDHGADAALLFHGSFGFREVGQNTMPDVDVRASMLMKDMCSYSWVKETYGGTLPEELPWVGRPRHAAATATPSTGT, from the coding sequence ATGTCGATCGTCATCCGCGACGTGCGCGAGCACGAGCTCGATTCCGTCCTGGCCCTGAACAACAATGCCGGACTGGCGATCCTGCCGCTGGATTCAACCAGGCTGCAACGGTTCTACGCCCAGGCCGAATATTTCCGCGTCGCCGAGCGCGACGGCAACCTGGCCGGCTTCCTGGTCGGGTTCGGCAGCGGCAGTGCCCATGACAGCAGCAATTTCGCCTGGTTCCGGGACCGTCATCCGGAATTCTTCTATATCGACCGCATCGTGGTTGCCAGCCGCCGTCGCGGCGGCGGCGTCGGGCGGGCGTTCTATGCCGACGTGCAGAGCTACACCGAGCTGCGTTACCCGCAGCTGGCCTGCGAAGTGTTCCTGGACCATGGCGCCGATGCGGCGCTGCTCTTCCATGGCAGCTTCGGCTTCCGCGAAGTAGGCCAGAACACGATGCCGGACGTGGACGTGCGCGCCAGCATGCTGATGAAGGACATGTGCAGCTATTCCTGGGTCAAGGAGACCTATGGCGGCACGTTGCCCGAAGAATTGCCGTGGGTGGGCCGACCGCGTCATGCCGCCGCCACCGCCACTCCATCGACGGGGACCTGA
- a CDS encoding sensor histidine kinase: MLGYLSHTRVLRFAGLFTWAMIAMPLVFIYWAPAEDGDHRSVMEAAMMSAFFVGFGASYFWLTRGLSSGGHAHWYDRLILLLLTVCALAVSYLTRTGLGSILMMVAAGVIPWLLPLRVGVVWLVLSQLAVLPVYHLLLGFPVSGALMQSLLYGGFSMFIFVTSLVARQQAEAREEQRRLNAELRATRALLAESARINERTRISRELHDLLGHHLTALSLNLEVAGHITEGQAQEHVRQAHTLAKLLLTDVREAVSQLRDSGAIDLEAALRPLVTQVPSLDIHLDIAQPLTLDDPERAHVLLRCTQEIITNAVRHAGARNLWIQVRRDAETVLIDARDDGHGADAVAPGNGLRGMRERLSQYGGQLEIQTRRGDGFGLRISVPGAPALMPAAVTQGVF; the protein is encoded by the coding sequence ATGTTGGGATACCTCAGTCATACGCGCGTCCTGCGCTTCGCCGGCCTGTTCACCTGGGCGATGATCGCCATGCCGTTGGTGTTCATCTACTGGGCGCCCGCCGAGGACGGCGACCACCGCAGTGTGATGGAGGCGGCGATGATGTCGGCGTTCTTCGTCGGCTTCGGGGCCAGCTATTTCTGGTTGACCCGCGGCCTGAGCAGCGGCGGCCATGCCCACTGGTACGACCGGCTGATCCTGCTGCTGCTCACAGTCTGCGCGCTTGCGGTGAGCTACCTCACCCGGACCGGGCTCGGCAGCATCCTCATGATGGTGGCGGCCGGTGTGATCCCCTGGTTGTTGCCGCTGCGCGTTGGCGTGGTCTGGCTGGTGCTGAGCCAGTTGGCCGTGCTTCCGGTCTACCACCTGTTGCTGGGGTTTCCGGTCTCCGGCGCGCTGATGCAGTCGCTGCTCTACGGCGGCTTTTCGATGTTCATCTTCGTCACCAGCCTGGTGGCCCGCCAGCAGGCCGAGGCCCGCGAGGAACAGCGCCGGCTCAACGCCGAACTGCGCGCCACCCGTGCGCTGCTGGCCGAAAGCGCGCGCATCAACGAACGCACCCGCATCTCGCGCGAGCTGCACGACCTGCTGGGGCATCACCTGACCGCGCTCAGCCTCAACCTGGAAGTGGCCGGCCACATCACCGAAGGCCAGGCCCAGGAGCATGTGCGCCAGGCGCATACCCTGGCCAAGCTGCTGCTCACCGACGTGCGCGAGGCGGTCAGCCAGTTGCGCGACAGCGGCGCGATCGACCTGGAAGCGGCGCTGCGGCCGCTGGTCACCCAGGTGCCGTCGCTGGATATCCACCTGGACATCGCCCAGCCGCTGACCCTGGACGACCCCGAGCGCGCCCATGTGCTGCTGCGTTGCACCCAGGAGATCATCACCAACGCGGTGCGCCACGCCGGCGCGCGTAACCTGTGGATCCAGGTGCGGCGCGACGCCGAGACGGTGTTGATCGATGCCCGCGACGATGGCCATGGCGCCGATGCGGTGGCGCCCGGCAACGGCCTGCGCGGCATGCGTGAGCGGCTCAGCCAGTATGGTGGGCAGCTGGAAATCCAAACCCGGCGGGGTGACGGCTTCGGCCTGCGCATCTCCGTTCCAGGCGCGCCGGCACTGATGCCTGCGGCCGTGACTCAAGGAGTGTTCTGA
- a CDS encoding response regulator yields the protein MIRVCLVDDQTLVRQGIRSLLALDNGIEVVAEASDGKQAVEQIPQIQPDVVLMDMRMPVMSGLEALQMLSRNGTLPPTIILTTFDDDQLVLAGLKAGAKGYLLKDVSLEQLVGAIRTVADGGSLVQPAVTQRLLSGLEHMRNEFVSLDRPDPLTDRETEILRLMASGFSNKEIANSLGVAEGTIKNHVSNILSKLGVRDRTRAVLKAFELQLV from the coding sequence ATGATCCGTGTGTGCCTGGTCGACGACCAAACCCTGGTGCGCCAGGGGATCCGCTCGCTGTTGGCGCTGGATAACGGCATCGAGGTGGTGGCCGAGGCCTCGGACGGCAAGCAGGCGGTGGAGCAGATTCCGCAGATCCAGCCCGACGTGGTGCTGATGGACATGCGCATGCCGGTGATGTCCGGCCTGGAAGCGCTGCAGATGCTTTCGCGCAACGGCACGCTGCCGCCGACCATCATCCTGACCACCTTCGACGACGACCAGTTGGTACTGGCCGGGCTCAAGGCCGGCGCCAAGGGCTACCTGCTCAAGGATGTCTCGCTGGAACAACTGGTCGGGGCCATCCGCACCGTGGCCGATGGCGGGTCGCTGGTGCAGCCGGCAGTGACCCAGCGCCTGCTCTCGGGCCTGGAACACATGCGCAACGAGTTCGTCAGCCTGGACCGGCCCGATCCGCTCACCGACCGCGAGACCGAAATCCTGCGATTGATGGCCAGCGGCTTTTCCAACAAGGAGATCGCCAATTCGCTGGGCGTGGCCGAGGGCACCATCAAGAATCATGTGTCCAACATCCTGTCCAAGCTGGGCGTGCGCGACCGTACCCGCGCGGTACTGAAGGCGTTCGAGCTGCAATTGGTCTGA
- a CDS encoding SRPBCC family protein produces MTRIIEFLIALGIVAGLFVVVGLVLPSERQMSESVETNRRMTIVYDTVNSFRRFKDWNPLVLRDPKIQLKLAGPEEGKGARVEYSSTEGYIGNGSWEIKNTVKNERVEIAVEDPTKGYDKVTNFTLAPTGKNNKNVKITQDYSVKYGWNLFGRYAGLYVSRHVGDDLKLGLSRLATALATVPNFDYRAQLDGKPVLSDLKIVDVPAEDLLVVTAGNIDRDNETIKKSIKDNQEWIKRVMDANGLEPAGPVRIVTTDFASDKYAFDVVQPIRKRAGGAPKADAKTDAAKADAKKDDASAGAPVDATPVAAAGEELKLNIPSEAPVKYQRTPAHRSAFATYAGHMAGLDAVRNSLRAWAATSGMDVSERPYEAWKGGVDKSFTQDGTYDVYWAIK; encoded by the coding sequence ATGACCCGTATTATCGAGTTCCTGATCGCCTTGGGGATCGTGGCTGGCCTGTTTGTCGTGGTGGGCTTGGTGTTGCCCTCGGAGCGGCAGATGTCCGAGAGTGTTGAGACCAACCGCAGAATGACGATTGTTTACGACACCGTGAACAGCTTCCGTCGTTTCAAGGATTGGAACCCGCTTGTGCTGCGTGACCCGAAGATCCAGCTGAAGCTGGCCGGCCCGGAAGAGGGCAAGGGTGCACGCGTCGAATACAGCTCCACCGAGGGCTACATCGGCAACGGCAGCTGGGAAATCAAAAACACCGTCAAGAACGAGCGTGTTGAGATCGCGGTCGAAGATCCCACCAAGGGCTACGACAAGGTCACCAATTTCACTCTGGCTCCGACCGGCAAGAACAACAAGAACGTCAAGATCACGCAGGACTACAGCGTCAAGTACGGCTGGAACCTGTTCGGTCGCTATGCCGGCCTGTATGTCAGCCGCCACGTGGGCGACGACCTAAAGCTGGGTCTGTCGCGTCTTGCCACCGCACTGGCCACCGTGCCGAACTTCGACTACCGCGCGCAGCTGGATGGCAAGCCGGTGTTGAGCGATCTCAAGATCGTCGATGTGCCGGCCGAAGACCTGCTGGTCGTCACCGCAGGCAACATCGACCGCGACAACGAGACGATCAAGAAGTCGATCAAGGACAACCAGGAGTGGATCAAGCGCGTGATGGACGCCAATGGTCTGGAACCTGCTGGTCCGGTCCGTATCGTCACCACCGACTTCGCCAGCGACAAGTACGCGTTCGACGTCGTGCAGCCGATTCGCAAGCGTGCCGGTGGCGCGCCGAAGGCCGATGCCAAGACCGACGCCGCCAAGGCCGATGCGAAGAAGGATGACGCTTCGGCTGGCGCACCAGTGGATGCGACTCCGGTCGCCGCCGCCGGCGAAGAGCTGAAGCTCAACATCCCGTCCGAGGCACCGGTGAAGTACCAGCGCACTCCGGCGCACCGTTCGGCGTTTGCGACCTATGCAGGTCACATGGCCGGCCTGGATGCCGTGCGTAACTCGCTGCGCGCCTGGGCTGCCACCAGCGGCATGGATGTGAGCGAGCGTCCTTACGAAGCCTGGAAGGGTGGCGTGGACAAGTCGTTCACCCAGGACGGTACCTACGATGTCTACTGGGCCATCAAGTAA
- a CDS encoding DUF423 domain-containing protein, whose amino-acid sequence MSLLDRRKKHPSLLALCGGLLAAMAVGLSAYASHGVADALVQSRLQLASLYAFGHGAVLTVLGATETRALGRVGLYLLLLGTLLFAGSLVGGALLHWPTSLAPVGGVSLMLGWVVLAVGALRR is encoded by the coding sequence ATGTCCTTGCTCGACCGTCGTAAGAAACACCCCTCGTTGCTGGCGCTCTGCGGCGGCCTGCTGGCCGCCATGGCCGTCGGGTTGTCTGCTTACGCCTCGCACGGCGTGGCCGATGCGCTGGTGCAGTCGCGGCTGCAGTTGGCGTCGCTGTATGCGTTCGGCCATGGTGCGGTACTGACCGTGCTGGGCGCTACTGAAACGCGCGCCCTCGGTCGGGTTGGCTTGTACCTGTTGCTGCTCGGCACGCTGCTGTTTGCCGGCAGCCTGGTCGGCGGCGCGTTGCTGCACTGGCCGACCAGCCTGGCACCGGTGGGCGGCGTCAGCCTGATGCTGGGCTGGGTGGTGCTGGCCGTCGGCGCGTTGAGGCGCTGA
- a CDS encoding DNA-3-methyladenine glycosylase family protein codes for MPRHARGFDVEAAFAHLARRDRALGAWMKRIGPIAPQPGWHKPFDPVDALARAILFQQLSGKAASTIVARVEMAIGASRLHADTLARVNDAALRACGVSGNKALALRDLAQRELAGEIPSLRRLAFMPDQAIVEALVPVRGIGRWTVEMMLMFRLGRPDLLPIDDLGVRKGAQRVDKHEQMLAPKALAERGERWGPYRTYAAFYLWKIADFSVGAKVPTPRSQE; via the coding sequence ATGCCGCGCCATGCTCGCGGGTTCGATGTAGAGGCCGCCTTTGCGCATCTGGCCCGACGCGATCGCGCGCTGGGTGCGTGGATGAAGCGTATCGGCCCCATCGCGCCGCAGCCGGGCTGGCACAAACCGTTCGACCCGGTGGATGCGTTGGCGCGCGCGATCCTGTTCCAGCAGCTCAGTGGCAAGGCCGCGTCCACCATCGTGGCACGGGTGGAGATGGCAATCGGCGCGAGCCGGTTGCATGCCGACACGCTTGCGCGCGTGAACGATGCCGCGCTGCGCGCCTGCGGTGTGTCCGGCAATAAGGCATTGGCGCTACGCGATCTGGCGCAGCGCGAACTGGCCGGTGAGATTCCTTCGCTGCGCAGATTGGCCTTCATGCCTGACCAAGCCATTGTCGAAGCGCTGGTACCGGTCCGCGGCATCGGTCGCTGGACGGTGGAGATGATGCTGATGTTCCGCCTGGGCCGCCCGGACCTGCTGCCCATCGACGACCTGGGCGTGCGCAAGGGTGCCCAGCGCGTGGACAAGCACGAACAGATGCTCGCCCCCAAGGCATTGGCCGAACGCGGCGAACGCTGGGGCCCGTACCGCACCTACGCCGCGTTCTACCTGTGGAAGATCGCCGACTTCAGCGTGGGCGCCAAGGTGCCGACACCGCGTTCGCAGGAATGA
- a CDS encoding M15 family metallopeptidase — protein sequence MRPALTLLLNTTAIELLPAALLHARSNADARVLAQADWLLRRKRDGRYLAAQLAQGLMPLMPRLAREPGLDEALDRLQVAAARTQQPHGMTLMVDDLQRRLSQLGLDADGYVQRTGLQLIAEPATLHFSGRDRFGRPLWLSAGAARAWRLMRAAALRADIVLDAISGYRSHDYQLGIFERKFGRGLTLEQILAVNAAPGFSEHHSGNALDLGTPGEPPAGESFESTAAFAWLSHHAPHFGYRLSYPRDNPHGIVYEPWHWRWHAA from the coding sequence ATGCGCCCTGCCCTGACCCTGCTACTCAACACCACCGCCATCGAACTGCTGCCTGCCGCGTTGCTGCACGCGCGTAGCAACGCCGACGCCCGCGTGCTGGCGCAGGCCGACTGGCTGCTGCGGCGCAAGCGCGACGGGCGTTATCTGGCCGCGCAGCTGGCGCAGGGCCTCATGCCACTGATGCCGCGGCTGGCACGCGAGCCCGGGCTGGACGAGGCGCTGGACCGGCTACAGGTCGCCGCTGCCCGCACGCAACAGCCGCACGGCATGACGCTCATGGTCGACGACCTGCAGCGCCGCCTGAGCCAACTCGGGCTGGATGCAGACGGCTATGTGCAACGGACCGGCCTGCAGCTGATTGCCGAGCCGGCGACCTTGCACTTTTCAGGGCGCGATCGCTTCGGCCGGCCACTATGGCTCAGCGCCGGCGCAGCGCGTGCATGGCGCCTGATGCGTGCGGCAGCGCTGCGCGCGGACATCGTGCTGGATGCCATCTCCGGCTATCGCAGCCACGATTACCAGTTGGGCATTTTCGAACGCAAGTTCGGGCGCGGGCTCACCCTGGAACAGATCCTGGCAGTCAACGCCGCCCCCGGTTTCAGTGAGCACCACAGCGGAAACGCGCTGGATCTCGGCACCCCGGGCGAACCGCCGGCCGGAGAATCGTTCGAGTCCACCGCTGCGTTTGCCTGGCTAAGCCACCATGCGCCGCATTTCGGCTATCGCCTGAGCTACCCCCGCGACAACCCGCACGGTATCGTCTACGAGCCGTGGCATTGGCGCTGGCATGCGGCTTGA
- a CDS encoding SPFH domain-containing protein → MKEKSLGSLPGIPVIAASVVVLLLAATVLIAAGMGYLPVLSMLPAILVAAGNVFVLVGLYTLEPNQAAVLSLFGKYVGTVKDQGMRWNSPFYSKRRVSQRVRNFESGRLKVNELDGSPIEIAAVIVWQVLDASEAVYNVDDYESFVHIQSEAALRAMATSYPYDQHEEGQISLRSHPAEISEQLKRHLDERLTQAGVDVIEARISHLAYAPEIAQAMLQRQQANAVIAARTRIVAGAVGMVEMALAELQKNGVVQLDEERKAHMVSNLLTVLCADRGTQPVVNAGSLY, encoded by the coding sequence ATGAAAGAAAAGTCGCTCGGTTCTTTGCCCGGCATTCCAGTGATCGCTGCGAGTGTCGTCGTCCTGCTGTTGGCTGCCACCGTGCTGATCGCTGCAGGCATGGGCTACCTGCCGGTCCTGTCCATGCTGCCGGCCATCCTGGTGGCTGCCGGTAATGTGTTCGTCCTGGTCGGCCTGTACACGCTGGAGCCGAACCAGGCAGCTGTCCTGAGCCTGTTCGGCAAATACGTCGGCACGGTCAAGGACCAGGGGATGCGCTGGAACAGCCCCTTCTACTCCAAGCGCCGGGTTAGCCAGCGCGTGCGCAATTTCGAAAGCGGGCGGCTCAAGGTCAATGAACTGGACGGCAGCCCGATCGAGATCGCCGCGGTGATCGTGTGGCAGGTACTGGATGCCTCCGAGGCCGTGTACAACGTGGACGATTACGAAAGCTTCGTGCATATCCAATCGGAAGCGGCATTACGCGCAATGGCCACCAGCTACCCTTACGACCAGCACGAAGAAGGCCAGATTTCGCTGCGCAGCCACCCGGCTGAAATCAGCGAACAGCTCAAGCGGCACCTGGACGAACGGCTCACCCAGGCCGGGGTGGACGTGATCGAAGCACGCATCAGCCATCTGGCCTATGCGCCGGAAATCGCCCAGGCCATGCTGCAGCGCCAGCAGGCCAACGCGGTGATTGCCGCGCGCACACGCATCGTGGCGGGCGCGGTGGGCATGGTCGAAATGGCGCTGGCCGAGCTGCAGAAGAACGGCGTGGTGCAGCTGGACGAAGAGCGCAAGGCGCATATGGTCAGCAACCTGCTCACCGTGTTGTGTGCTGATCGCGGGACCCAACCGGTGGTCAACGCCGGCTCGCTGTACTGA
- the purT gene encoding formate-dependent phosphoribosylglycinamide formyltransferase, with translation MTTLGTPLSPSATRVLLLGSGELGKEVAIELQRFGVEVIAADRYANAPAMQVAHRSHVLDMLDPAALRALIASERPHLIVPEIEAIHTETLVALEREQGQKVIPTARAARLTMDREGIRRLAAETLGLPTSPYRFVDTAAQYREAIAAVGLPCVVKPVMSSSGKGQSTLRSEADIDAAWEYAQTGGRAGAGRCIVEGFIDFDYEITLLTVRHAGGTSYCDPIGHWQQDGDYRESWQPQPMSEAALRRSQQIAKAITDDLGGWGLFGVELFVKGDEVWFSEVSPRPHDTGLVTLVSQDLSEFALHARAILGLPVGAEDGGVIGQSGPSASCALLAHGNGVPVFDAVADALRDPDTALRLFGKPRVNGHRRVGVTLARAESIDAAREKARVAAAALTIQLQG, from the coding sequence ATGACCACCCTCGGCACTCCGCTGTCGCCTTCCGCCACCCGCGTTTTGCTGCTGGGCTCGGGCGAACTGGGCAAGGAAGTGGCAATCGAGCTGCAGCGCTTCGGCGTGGAGGTGATCGCGGCGGACCGCTACGCGAATGCGCCGGCGATGCAGGTGGCGCATCGCTCGCACGTGCTGGACATGCTCGACCCCGCCGCGCTGCGCGCGCTGATCGCCAGCGAGCGGCCGCACCTGATCGTGCCGGAGATCGAGGCCATCCACACCGAAACCCTGGTGGCGCTGGAACGCGAGCAGGGCCAGAAGGTGATCCCCACCGCGCGCGCCGCACGCCTGACCATGGACCGCGAAGGCATCCGCCGGCTGGCTGCCGAAACGCTGGGCCTGCCGACTTCGCCATACCGCTTCGTCGACACCGCCGCGCAATACCGCGAGGCGATCGCCGCCGTTGGCCTGCCCTGCGTGGTCAAGCCGGTGATGTCCTCCTCCGGCAAGGGTCAGAGCACGCTGCGCAGCGAGGCCGATATCGATGCCGCGTGGGAGTACGCGCAGACCGGTGGGCGTGCCGGTGCCGGCCGCTGCATCGTCGAAGGCTTCATCGATTTCGATTACGAAATCACCTTGCTTACCGTGCGGCATGCCGGCGGCACCTCGTACTGCGACCCCATCGGCCACTGGCAGCAGGACGGCGATTACCGCGAAAGCTGGCAGCCGCAGCCGATGTCGGAAGCCGCATTGCGTCGCTCGCAGCAGATCGCAAAAGCCATCACCGACGACCTCGGCGGCTGGGGCCTGTTTGGCGTGGAGCTGTTCGTCAAGGGCGACGAGGTATGGTTCAGCGAAGTGTCGCCGCGCCCGCACGACACCGGTCTGGTCACGCTGGTTTCGCAGGACCTGAGCGAATTCGCGTTGCATGCCCGCGCCATTCTCGGCTTGCCGGTGGGCGCAGAAGACGGCGGTGTGATCGGTCAGAGTGGCCCCTCCGCATCGTGCGCGTTACTGGCGCACGGCAATGGCGTGCCGGTGTTCGACGCCGTGGCCGACGCGCTGCGCGACCCGGATACCGCGCTGCGCCTGTTCGGCAAACCACGCGTGAATGGCCACCGCCGTGTCGGCGTCACTCTTGCACGCGCGGAGAGCATCGATGCTGCACGCGAGAAAGCGCGTGTTGCGGCTGCGGCGCTGACGATCCAGCTGCAGGGCTGA
- a CDS encoding endonuclease/exonuclease/phosphatase family protein encodes MAATGVDCPPARQPRELPNGDIGLSHRPCENSAMIKSLLLLALTALCAACTHRMPSTTTASDPSPAKPVAAPLRIATYNTSLYSDEAGGLIADLQGDSAHARKIAAVLQRVRPDLVLLNEFDFDPDHRAADLFQQRYLQVAQPGGGEPLRYPYRYLAPVNTGVPSGLDLDNSGSVGGNGRNRGNDAWGFGLHPGQYGMLVLSRYPIDAQAVRSFQLLKWSTLPGALRPIDPTTRASFYRDAVWAQLRLSSKSHWDVPVRTPLGVVHALVSHPTPPVFDGAEKRNAARNHDELALWRAYLDNAADSRRWLCDDKGACGGLPADARFVILGDLNNDPIDGAGRHEAIRALIDHPRVLQYPTPRSAGGPEKTAEYAAQGIAHVGDPHQVTGDFGPQAGTMRLDYVLPSRQFTLAGSGIFWPASSAPEAAIADGSDHHAVWVDVVW; translated from the coding sequence ATGGCCGCCACTGGCGTGGACTGCCCGCCGGCGCGCCAGCCCCGTGAGCTGCCAAACGGCGACATCGGCCTGTCGCATCGGCCATGCGAGAATTCCGCGATGATCAAATCTCTCCTGCTGCTCGCGCTCACCGCGCTGTGCGCCGCCTGCACCCATCGCATGCCATCCACCACCACCGCATCCGACCCCTCGCCTGCCAAGCCGGTTGCGGCGCCACTGCGCATCGCCACCTACAACACCTCGCTGTATTCCGACGAAGCGGGCGGCTTGATTGCCGACCTGCAGGGCGACAGCGCACATGCGCGCAAGATCGCCGCAGTGCTGCAGCGCGTGCGCCCGGATCTGGTGCTGCTCAACGAATTCGATTTCGATCCGGACCACCGCGCCGCCGATCTGTTCCAGCAGCGCTACCTGCAGGTGGCACAGCCGGGCGGCGGCGAGCCGCTGCGTTATCCGTATCGGTATCTGGCGCCGGTCAACACTGGCGTTCCGAGCGGTCTGGATCTGGACAACAGCGGCAGTGTCGGCGGCAATGGCCGCAACCGCGGCAACGATGCCTGGGGCTTCGGCCTGCATCCAGGCCAGTACGGCATGCTGGTCCTGTCGCGGTATCCGATCGATGCACAGGCCGTGCGCAGTTTCCAGCTGCTGAAGTGGAGCACGCTGCCGGGCGCACTGCGGCCGATCGATCCGACCACGCGGGCCTCGTTTTATCGCGACGCGGTCTGGGCGCAGCTGCGGCTGTCGTCCAAATCGCACTGGGACGTGCCGGTGCGCACGCCGCTGGGCGTGGTGCACGCACTGGTATCGCACCCCACCCCACCGGTGTTCGATGGCGCGGAAAAACGCAACGCCGCACGTAACCACGATGAGCTCGCGCTGTGGCGTGCGTACCTGGACAACGCAGCCGACAGCCGGCGCTGGCTATGCGACGACAAAGGCGCCTGTGGCGGCCTGCCCGCCGATGCGCGCTTCGTCATTCTGGGCGATCTGAACAACGACCCGATCGATGGCGCCGGCCGCCATGAAGCGATCCGTGCGCTGATCGATCACCCGCGCGTTCTCCAGTACCCCACACCACGCAGCGCCGGCGGCCCGGAAAAGACCGCCGAATATGCCGCGCAAGGCATCGCGCATGTCGGCGACCCGCACCAGGTCACCGGCGACTTCGGCCCGCAGGCCGGCACCATGCGTCTGGATTACGTGCTGCCGTCGCGCCAGTTCACCCTGGCTGGAAGCGGCATTTTCTGGCCAGCCAGCAGCGCCCCGGAGGCGGCGATTGCCGATGGCAGCGACCATCATGCGGTGTGGGTGGATGTTGTTTGGTAG
- a CDS encoding arginyltransferase, with translation MGRIAWVAHPDPPCAATNIHINEPPAHALTRARAVFIRRTVAAVATRRRYPERMAIHADTHDDLRLFQTGEHPCGYWSDRQARDLVLDPHDPRLGTIYPQALAWGFRRSGDLVYRPHCERCRACVPVRIAVDAFHPDRSQRRCLARNQDLVVRVVAAERTDEQLALYRRYLKHRHSGGGMDEHGATEFDQFLIGGWSHGRFLEIRQAPVAHGPGDLLAVAVTDVTEHALSAVYTFYAPEAAARSLGTFAILQQIQWAQRERRAHVYLGYWIDGHAKMNYKRRFNALEAYDGRHWRGLPAGAPAP, from the coding sequence ATGGGCCGCATCGCGTGGGTGGCGCATCCGGATCCACCGTGCGCTGCCACCAACATCCACATCAACGAACCGCCGGCGCATGCGTTGACGCGCGCACGGGCCGTATTCATCCGGCGGACAGTCGCCGCTGTTGCGACGCGCAGGCGCTATCCTGAGCGCATGGCCATCCACGCCGACACCCACGACGACCTGCGCCTGTTCCAGACCGGCGAGCATCCCTGTGGCTACTGGTCGGACCGCCAGGCGCGCGACCTTGTGCTGGACCCACACGATCCGCGCCTGGGAACGATCTACCCGCAGGCCCTGGCATGGGGATTCCGCCGCTCCGGCGATCTGGTCTACCGCCCGCATTGCGAACGCTGCCGCGCCTGCGTGCCGGTGCGCATCGCGGTGGACGCGTTCCATCCCGATCGCAGCCAACGCCGTTGCCTGGCGCGCAACCAGGACCTGGTGGTGCGTGTGGTCGCCGCCGAACGTACCGACGAGCAACTTGCGCTGTACCGTCGCTATCTCAAGCACCGGCATTCCGGCGGCGGCATGGACGAGCATGGCGCTACCGAGTTCGACCAGTTCCTGATCGGCGGCTGGTCGCACGGGCGCTTTCTGGAAATCCGCCAGGCGCCCGTCGCGCACGGCCCGGGGGACTTGCTCGCCGTGGCGGTCACCGATGTCACCGAGCATGCATTGTCGGCGGTGTACACGTTCTACGCGCCCGAGGCGGCTGCACGCAGCCTGGGGACGTTCGCGATCCTGCAGCAGATCCAGTGGGCACAGCGCGAGCGACGCGCGCATGTCTATCTGGGCTACTGGATCGATGGCCACGCCAAGATGAACTACAAGCGCCGCTTCAATGCGCTGGAGGCCTACGATGGCCGCCACTGGCGTGGACTGCCCGCCGGCGCGCCAGCCCCGTGA